From the Deinococcus apachensis DSM 19763 genome, the window AGGTGCTCAAGCTCAGCACCGTGAACCGCGCAGCCGTCCGTGAAGACCGCGTTCTGCTCCGCGTTCATGCCGCTTCGGCCCACATCGGCGACTGGCACATGATGACCGGCACCCCCTCCCTGATGCGCGTCCTGGGCTTCGGTCTCCGCGCGCCCACCACCCGCATCCGGGGCACCGATGTGGCTGGTCAAGTGACCGAGATTGGACAACACGTGACCCAGTTCCAGGTGGGGGACCAGGTGTACGGCATCTGCGACGGGGCCTTCGCCGAGTATGCGAGCGCCGATCCGGCCCGGCTCGCCCACAAGCCCGCCAACCTGACCTTCGAGCAGGCCGCCGCCGTCCCCACCTCCGCCGCCACGGCGCTGCACGCGCTTAGGGACGCCGGGCAGGTGCAACCCGGACAGCGTGTGCTGATCATCGGGGCGGGCGGAGCGGTAGGCACCTTCGCGGTGCAACTTGCCAAGGCGTTCGGTGCGCACGTCACCGGCGTCGTCAGCACGTCCAAGCTGGAGTTGGTGCGCTCCATCGGGGCGGACGAGGTGATCGACTACACCCGGCAGGACTTCACCCGACTGGCCGCACGCTACGACCTGATCCTGGACATCGCCGGGAACCGTCCCCTACCTAAGCTTCGGCGCGTCCTAACCCCCACAGGCACCCTGGTACTGGTGGGGGGGGAACGTGGTGGGAGGGTGCTGGGCGGGATGGATCGTACCCTTCGGGCCCTCGCGCTGTCTCCCTTCAGCAGGCAGAACCTGCGCGGCGTGATGTCCACCACCTCCACCCAGGACCTGAATGATCTGCGAAACCTGATCGAGGCGGGTCAGCTCGTCCCGGTCATCACCCGGACCTACCGCCTTGACGAGACCGCCGACGCCATCCGTGCTGTAGCGGAGGGACACGGGCGGGGAAAGGTGGTCATCTCGGTGTACGACGGTGCGAGCACGCTTCCAGCGCAGCGGTTGCCGTCCGTGCACGCCCCGCCGGGGGCATGACGTGGTGCCTGATCCCCCGTCACCCCCTGAACTTGCCGTCTTCCCACGCTCCTCTGTGCGTGGACTGAGATCAAGGAGAACGCCATGACCCTCACCGCTCCAACCCTCATTCGTTGGTCAGGATTAGCAGCCCTGGTGGCAGGGCTCTATTTCGCGGCCATTCAGCCGATCCA encodes:
- a CDS encoding NAD(P)-dependent alcohol dehydrogenase, whose product is MTATTHSIRTMQAVVQNAYGPAEVLKLSTVNRAAVREDRVLLRVHAASAHIGDWHMMTGTPSLMRVLGFGLRAPTTRIRGTDVAGQVTEIGQHVTQFQVGDQVYGICDGAFAEYASADPARLAHKPANLTFEQAAAVPTSAATALHALRDAGQVQPGQRVLIIGAGGAVGTFAVQLAKAFGAHVTGVVSTSKLELVRSIGADEVIDYTRQDFTRLAARYDLILDIAGNRPLPKLRRVLTPTGTLVLVGGERGGRVLGGMDRTLRALALSPFSRQNLRGVMSTTSTQDLNDLRNLIEAGQLVPVITRTYRLDETADAIRAVAEGHGRGKVVISVYDGASTLPAQRLPSVHAPPGA